Proteins encoded within one genomic window of Vanrija pseudolonga chromosome 3, complete sequence:
- the CDC27 gene encoding Cell division cycle protein 27, producing MAPRPTSPHLAHRLRTLALTSPIQTAVFYARLYAALFPPTDAEHDSLHVLSLCLLAAGQPYPALHLVRDLADTDEPPQEHDEDMLRPAKRPGCYGCAVIVAKCCSKLGRFSEGEQVLERAIRRSVPMTLPTPTPSETAATASLLLASLSHKGKAPALAVEQYTRALAEDPWLWEAFTGLCDIGAAPTRDLVFPDPPSVARSSSQRTSRLPTLSPNPMPRSSASEVPNFLSRRQMSPLALSAAPSTSLFTPEVTTATAAAAPRLGMMGNPGAAWDTSLSMIADTTFPTIADAQSGPSIATRRPLPNLISSFIPSASSMIPAALRSTPNPPGELPSKPPAMKRPRGDRVVRKPAETPVGGPMTTESRLNGRDLKMMETNGGDKILEPPVRRSSRLNSTSKSTRIAREKRSARSQSVASSGSGHTEVTSPTTEAQIHAAVDDWLRDIVRRCGRAYRALGLYQCHEALSELDGLPLELQHSPWALDIAARCMYELSDYTKAQRAFKSLIEADPYRLESMELYSTLLWHMNDQAALSHLSQVLVSIDREAPQPWIAAGNCFSLQRDHDEAMRCFRRATQLDPGCAYAWTLCGFEAAEMEEYDRAIAFYRTAIRADARHYNAWYHMGSVYLKMGKIRHAEHHLRRAAEINPSSPVLLLCIGEVLEQSDNLPGALAIYEQATRLKVESTMAMVEYKRIRVLVALGRIAEAIAALQPLARVAPDEANIQFLLGKCYLRTGRNAEAMVAFTSARELQPKLDGAIKVVIAARGEDVADGDDEGM from the exons ATGGCACCTCGGCCAACAAGTccacacctcgcccacaGGCTCCGCACGCTGGCATTGACCTCACCAATACAGACAGCAGTGTTCTACGCGCGCCTATATGCTGCGCTCTTCCCACCAACAGATGCAGAGCACGACAGCCTGCACGTCCTCAGCCTGtgcctcctcgcggcgggACAGCCGTACCCCGCGCTCCATCTTGTCCGCGACCTAGCCGACACTGACGAGCCGCCACAAGAACATGACGAGGATATGCTGCGCCCCGCAAAACGCCCTGGTTGCTATGGTTGTGCAGTCATCGTTGCCAAGTGCTGTAGCAAACTTGGCAGGTtcagcgagggcgagcaggtgctcgagcGGGCTATCCGGAGAAGCGTCCCCATGA CCCTTCCAACCCCCACACCATCCGAGACGGCTGCCACTGcatccctcctcctcgcgagCCTCTCccacaagggcaaggccccCGCCCTTGCTGTAGAGCAGTACACacgcgcgctggccgaggaCCCGTGGCTATGGGAGGCCTTTACCGGACTGTGCGACATTG GTGCGGCGCCAACACGAGACCTTGTTTTCCCCGACCCTCCAAGTGTAGCCCGGTCCTCATCACAGCGCACGTCCCGTCTACCAACACTGTCACCCAACCCAATGCCGCGAAGCTCGGCATCAGAAGTGCCCAACTTTTTGAGCCGCCGGCAGATGAGCCCACTGGCATTGTCAGCCGCACCATCGACATCGTTGTTTACTCCAgaggtgacgacggcgactgcCGCGGCCGCACCTCGGCTGGGCATGATGGGCAACCCCGGTGCTGCGTGGGA CACTTCGCTATCAATGATTGCCGACACGACGTTCCCCACGATTGCCGACGCGCAGAGCGGACCAAGTATCGCGACAAGACGACCGCTGCCAAACCTCATTTCATCATTCATTCCCTCTGCATCGTCCATGATCCCGGCAGCGCTGCGATCGACACCCAACCCTCCGGGAGAATTACCATCCAAACCACCGGCCATGAAGAGACCGCGCGGAGACAGAGTCGTTCGCAAGCCAGCAGAGACGCCGGTCGGTGGGCCAATGACCACCGAGTCGCGGCTCAACGGCCGCGATCTCAAGATGATGGAGACAAACGGGGGCGACAAGATTCTCGAGCCGCCGGTCCGTCGCAGCTCTCGCCTCAACTCTACCTCCAAGAGCACAAGG attGCACGCGAGAAGCGTTCGGCTCGATCACAGTCCGTGGCATCGTCGGGGTCGGGACACACCGAAGTAACATCGCCTACTACCGAGGCCCAGATCCATGCAGCAGTCGACGACTGGCTTCGGGATATTGTTCGCCGATGCGGACGTGCATACCGAGCGCTGGGGCTGTACCAGTGTCACGAGGCGCTGAGTGAACTCGACGGACTGCCCCTCGAGCTGCAGCACTCGCCATGGGCTCTCGACATTGCCGCACGGTGCATGTACGAGCTGTCGGACTACACCAAG GCACAACGCGCATTCAAGTCGCTGATTGAGGCCGATCCCTACCGCCTCGAGTCGATGGAGCTCTACTCGACGCTACTCTGGCACATGAACGACCAAGCAGCGCTGTCACACCTGTCGCAGGTGCTCGTGTCCATTGACCGGGAAGCACCACAGCCGTGGATCGCAGCCGGCAACTGTTTCTCGTTACAGCGGGACCACGACGAGGCAATGCGGTGCTTCCGACGTGCGACACAACTGGATCCCGGGTGCGCGTATGCGTGGACCCTGTGCGGGTTTGAGGCGGCAGAGATGGAAGAGTACGACCGAGCCATTGCGTTCTACCGTACTGCTATCAGAGCCGATGCCCGCCACTACAACGCATGGTACCACATGGGGTCCGTGTACCTCAAGATGGGCAAGATCCGACACGCCGAGCACCAtctgcgccgcgcagccgagATCAACCCGTCCAGCCCGGTCTTGCTTCTTTGCATCGGAGAGGTGCTCGAGCAAAGCGACAACCTGCCAGGCGCATTGGCCATCTACGAGCAGGCGACGAGGCTCAAGGTGGAGTCAACCATGGCCATGGTCGAGTACAAGCGGATTCGTGTGCTGGTTGCACTTGGTCGCATTGCAGAGGCCATTGCTGCGCTGCAGCCCCTGGCTCGAGTGGCACCCGACGAAGCCAACATTCAGTTCCTACTCGGCAAGTGCTACCTCCGCACCGGACGCAACGCCGAAGCAATGGTGGCGTTCACGTCGGCCCGGGAACTGCAACCCAAGTTGGACGGTGCGATCAAGGTGGTCATTGCTGCGCggggcgaggacgtcgccgacggcgatgacgaggggATGTGA